Proteins co-encoded in one Girardinichthys multiradiatus isolate DD_20200921_A chromosome 11, DD_fGirMul_XY1, whole genome shotgun sequence genomic window:
- the LOC124876334 gene encoding uncharacterized protein LOC124876334 — MQRRTNRRGYTEYFVKDKHLKLNNLKLEAERFGLENRYLRTENIPEYPKPEFHTSLLKHETTGSALGGIRNDGGFRNPYGGPLIWWSLAVGPEELKDAEVRLVEKTFPDRMEVEDPEQQSFLWRFATSPAFVETSRLGTYRFTFPLEEVLTAYRDQFCSGFQPIMRVYETVLYKQEVMHVVLVHSPAHQNFSHCPFLTDDPEAVCVYRDGHFIWRSEAMCGKHWLELVSRPDSQQLEACGVAEDLYYVWDHVAVALHVGNKQVLKFDADRLRNNLKYCLQDDVNYTLRDHVAVSFDDAKRVVKNWWPDWSGHLEMESSLQQSLTVTDIKLVLVGWPGVGKSSSVNTILGINASSWGAAVPPSGRTRCCLKRGNIFNGEVTIIDTPGLSRTSKPEFKEQLFRCINLSTPEPYAVLLVIRLGFFTTEVEETVKQMQEMFGENVWSRTMILFTHQDQAEPDIQNQLEKNGNQLKILFEKVGNRFQVLNNNLGPRDVQQVWDLLFEVKEMLVNNNRRELTG, encoded by the exons ATGCAGAGACGAACTAACAGGAGAGGATACACAGAATATTTTGTTAAAGACAAACATCTGAAGCTAAACAATCTGAAACTGGAAGCTGAAAG gtTTGGTTTAGAAAACAGATACCTCCGCACAGAAAACATTCCAGAATATCCTAAACCAGAGTTCCACACGAGTCTTCTGAAACATGAAACTACAGGATCAGCATTAGGTGGGATCAGGAATGATGGAGGCTTCAGGAATCCATACGGAGGACCCCTGATATGGTGGAGTCTGGCTGTGGGACCAGAAGAGTTGAAGGATGCAGAGGTGAGGCTCGTGGAGAAGACTTTCCCAGATCGGATGGAGGTGGAAGATCCTGAGCAGCAGAGCTTCCTGTGGAGGTTTGCCACCTCTCCAGCCTTCGTGGAAACATCCCGGCTGGGCACGTACCGCTTCACCTTCCCACTGGAGGAGGTTTTGACAGCCTACAGAGACCAG TTTTGCTCCGGTTTCCAGCCCATCATGCGGGTGTACGAGACTGTCCTATACAAGCAAGAAGTGATGCACGTCGTTCTGGTCCACAGTCCAGCTCATCAGAACTTCTCACACTGCCCTTTTCTGACTGATGACCCCGAAGCCGTCTGTGTTTACAGAGATGGGCATTTTATCTGGAGGTCAGAGGCCATGTGTGGAAAACACTG GTTGGAGCTGGTCAGCAGACCTGACAGCCAGCAGCTGGAGGCCTGTGGTGTAGCTGaggacctgtattatgtttGGGACCATGTTGCTGTTGCACTGCATGTTGGGAACAAACAG GTGCTAAAGTTTGATGCTGATCGACTGAGAAACAACCTGAAGTACTGTCTCCAAGACGACGTTAACTACACTCTAAGGGATCACGTAGCGGTCAGTTTTGATGATGCTAAAAGGGTGGTGAAGAACTGGTGGCCGGACTGGAGCGGTCATCTGGAGATGGAGAGTTCGCTGCAGCAGAGTTTGACAG TTACAGACATCAAACTGGTTCTAGTTGGATGGCCTGGAGTGGGCAAGAGCTCCAGTGTGAACACCATACTGGGAATAAATGCCTCTAGCTGGGGTGCAGCTGTTCCACCCTCAG GTAGAACCCGGTGCTGTCTGAAGAGAGGGAACATCTTCAACGGGGAGGTGACCATCATCGACACTCCAGGACTCTCAAGAACATCCAAGCCTGAGTTCAAGGAACAACTCTTCAGATGCATCAACCTGTCAACCCCTGAACCCTACGCAGTCCTGCTGGTGATCAGACTGGGGTTCTTCACCACAGAAGTTGAGGAAACAGTGAAGCAGATGCAGGAAATGTTTGGGGAAAATGTCTGGAGCCGCACCATGATCCTCTTCACCCACCAGGACCAGGCTGAACCAGACATCCAGAACCAGCTGGAGAAGAATGGAAACCAGCTAAAGATTCTGTTTGAGAAAGTGGGCAACCGATTTCAGGTCCTTAATAACAACCTGGGCCCCAGAGATGTCCAACAGGTCTGGGATCTGTTGTTTGAGGTGAAAGAGATGCTGGTTAACAATAATAGAAGGGAGTTAACTGGATAG